One stretch of Phycisphaerae bacterium DNA includes these proteins:
- a CDS encoding sulfatase-like hydrolase/transferase, translated as MSASKRKQKATSGASKSGGNAGKGSPRTGGRVALVVLLVAAAAAVWASLALIRSDSSGVPAGLHAGSAKGFDVLLVTLDTTRADHIGCYGYAGARTPTLDRLAAEGIWFDDAISPVPLTLPAHASILTGLNPTSHGVRSNGAYRLDDSFTTLSERFQDAGYDTAGFVSAFVLDGRFGLAQGMALFDAKVETPGVAFGGLDSRRPASEVTDAALAWMKRRDNDRPYFLWVHYYDPHDPYVPPEPYATQFAGRPYDGEIAYMDAQLGRIMEAIRQSPRSDRTLVVVVGDHGESLNEHDEFSHGRTLYEATQRVPLIVWSGGATGGAVVDKFSVGLVDIFPTVVELAGLEPVESLDGRSLLSIEGDPERMIYMETLETYLENGWAPLYALRRHDDKYIHAPKPEYYDLRADPHELNNLFPQLTPAQQEEVGKLAQALAEQVRNSPSAQEVAETALELDPESIDRLRSLGYFGRDPGERPAMDGELPNPRDMLPTYRLVQEAERLADEGRMDEALSKARRAVELSPNDRQALYRLGLICAWTQRFDEAEESFRKCNAIREDSNVYTLLGQIAMLKGRLAEAEELIKKAIEVDPKHGGGYIAMGDLRAMTGKADEARAYYNQALEVDPYRAHNVVADRLEKLEQVSRRSPNGAAGGTR; from the coding sequence TTGAGCGCGTCGAAGAGAAAGCAAAAGGCGACGTCGGGCGCGTCGAAATCCGGAGGGAACGCGGGAAAGGGTTCACCGCGGACCGGCGGACGCGTCGCACTCGTGGTGTTGCTGGTTGCCGCAGCGGCGGCGGTCTGGGCGTCGCTTGCGCTGATACGGTCGGATTCGAGCGGTGTGCCGGCCGGGCTGCACGCGGGCTCCGCCAAGGGATTCGACGTCCTGCTGGTCACGCTGGACACGACGAGAGCGGATCACATCGGCTGCTACGGGTATGCGGGCGCGCGAACGCCCACGCTTGATCGGTTGGCGGCCGAGGGAATTTGGTTCGACGATGCCATTTCTCCCGTTCCACTGACTCTGCCGGCGCACGCGAGCATATTGACGGGATTGAATCCGACGAGTCACGGCGTGCGGAGCAACGGTGCTTACCGGCTGGACGACTCGTTCACGACGCTATCCGAGCGATTTCAAGACGCGGGCTACGACACGGCGGGCTTTGTTTCCGCGTTCGTGCTCGACGGCCGATTCGGATTGGCGCAGGGCATGGCACTGTTCGACGCGAAGGTGGAGACGCCGGGCGTGGCGTTCGGCGGTCTGGACAGTCGGCGTCCGGCGTCGGAAGTGACCGACGCGGCCCTGGCGTGGATGAAGCGTCGCGACAACGATCGTCCCTATTTTCTATGGGTCCACTATTACGATCCTCATGATCCGTATGTGCCGCCCGAGCCATACGCGACGCAGTTCGCCGGGAGGCCTTATGACGGTGAGATCGCCTATATGGATGCGCAGCTCGGGCGGATCATGGAGGCGATCCGTCAGAGTCCGCGATCGGATCGGACTCTGGTCGTCGTGGTGGGCGATCACGGCGAGAGCCTCAATGAACACGATGAGTTTTCTCACGGGCGGACGCTCTACGAGGCCACGCAGCGTGTTCCGCTGATCGTCTGGAGCGGCGGGGCGACGGGCGGGGCCGTGGTTGACAAGTTCAGCGTGGGTCTGGTGGACATCTTCCCGACGGTCGTCGAACTGGCGGGACTGGAGCCGGTCGAGTCTCTGGATGGAAGGAGTCTCCTTTCCATCGAGGGTGATCCCGAACGAATGATCTACATGGAAACACTGGAGACTTATCTGGAGAACGGTTGGGCCCCTCTGTATGCCCTCCGGCGGCACGACGACAAGTACATCCACGCGCCCAAACCGGAATATTACGATCTGCGGGCTGATCCGCACGAGTTGAACAACCTCTTTCCGCAGCTCACGCCCGCGCAGCAGGAGGAGGTCGGGAAGCTGGCCCAAGCGCTTGCGGAACAGGTGCGGAACAGTCCCTCGGCGCAGGAGGTTGCGGAGACGGCGCTGGAACTGGACCCGGAGTCGATTGATCGGCTGCGGTCACTGGGGTACTTCGGCAGGGATCCGGGGGAGCGTCCGGCGATGGACGGGGAGTTGCCCAATCCGCGGGACATGCTTCCGACCTACCGGCTGGTGCAGGAGGCGGAGCGTCTGGCGGATGAGGGGCGGATGGACGAAGCGCTGTCGAAGGCTCGACGGGCGGTGGAGCTGTCACCCAACGACCGTCAGGCGCTGTATCGCCTGGGCCTGATCTGCGCGTGGACCCAGCGTTTCGATGAGGCGGAAGAGAGTTTCCGCAAGTGCAATGCGATTCGCGAAGACTCCAACGTGTATACGCTGCTGGGCCAGATCGCCATGCTCAAGGGCCGGCTTGCGGAGGCTGAAGAGCTCATCAAGAAGGCGATCGAAGTTGATCCGAAGCACGGCGGCGGGTACATCGCCATGGGCGATCTCCGCGCGATGACCGGCAAGGCGGATGAAGCTCGGGCCTATTACAACCAGGCCCTGGAGGTTGATCCCTACCGCGCTCACAACGTCGTGGCGGATCGCCTGGAGAAGCTCGAGCAGGTGAGCCGGCGCAGCCCGAACGGTGCGGCGGGAGGCACGCGGTAG
- a CDS encoding thrombospondin type 3 repeat-containing protein, with the protein MKVSRILVVLAVAMIAVPAFAQNLTTPPNFDAKANVAGDKTPTGHVPPAVVNVFGDTCADGADLGVVSNGFTADYDTTGYGIEDYTAGCPATPCFGLSGALGGPDAVAKFQVNQTGIWQIAACGGTHDNELMVRTACGGGTCIAADDDSCNACSSPWNATLSACLTAGTDYWLAVGGYSSEGADTVEFTLLPPPAGCVTDADCDDGVFCNGAEVCVSDPCGSFCAPAPGGNPCGATYACDETTDTCIACINWHQNGSGGFFLPGSSGLTNVADDFGLRPGAGLQLISYGIDVVGRVNTAVPGSAVGNPYYVDTAIWEFDGTGLPLAPVVGTECDNLSGLIAVGGTPADHLVCEPNGGLPTGVNVPMDPFSIGIPLGWIMVTYDFAASTPENRFGISLNGIADPLIGNGWDASPLFGVRVYFIDGNLYSSSTTGAGIANAEICTVPLGACCLADASCVNVEEAECTGLGGTYLGDDSYTTPNLCDDQGDADGDGSPDPCDGCPNDPNKTEPGQCGCGVADTDSDGDGVADCSDNCDMVANPSQADGDGDGLGDACDNCPAVSNPNQANSDMDTLGDACDNCPTVANQSQADGDGDGVGTACDNCPTVANPAQADSDGDGNGNACDLCPGFNDALDADGDGVPDGCDQCPGSNDGAQGALGDDDGDGVVNCNDVCNGADDAVFAPGCIGQIPTVSEWGVVILALLLLAAGKVYFGRRAAHS; encoded by the coding sequence ATGAAGGTATCTCGAATACTGGTTGTTTTGGCGGTGGCGATGATCGCGGTTCCGGCGTTTGCGCAGAACCTGACGACGCCGCCGAATTTTGATGCGAAGGCCAACGTGGCCGGGGACAAGACGCCGACGGGTCACGTTCCGCCGGCGGTGGTGAACGTGTTCGGCGACACCTGCGCGGACGGTGCGGACCTCGGCGTGGTGTCGAACGGTTTCACGGCGGACTATGACACGACGGGCTACGGGATTGAGGACTACACCGCGGGTTGCCCGGCAACGCCGTGCTTTGGTCTCTCGGGCGCCCTTGGTGGACCCGACGCGGTCGCGAAGTTCCAGGTCAATCAGACCGGTATCTGGCAGATCGCGGCCTGCGGCGGCACGCATGATAACGAGCTGATGGTTCGTACGGCGTGCGGCGGCGGCACGTGCATCGCGGCGGACGATGATAGCTGCAATGCTTGCAGTTCCCCTTGGAATGCCACGCTATCGGCGTGCCTGACGGCGGGTACGGATTACTGGCTGGCGGTCGGTGGGTACAGCAGCGAGGGTGCGGACACGGTGGAGTTCACCCTGCTTCCGCCGCCGGCGGGCTGCGTGACGGATGCCGATTGTGACGACGGCGTTTTCTGCAACGGCGCGGAAGTTTGCGTGAGCGATCCTTGCGGGTCGTTCTGTGCGCCGGCGCCGGGTGGAAACCCCTGCGGTGCGACGTATGCGTGCGATGAGACGACGGATACGTGCATCGCGTGCATTAACTGGCACCAGAATGGCAGCGGCGGGTTCTTCCTGCCGGGTTCTTCGGGTCTGACGAACGTGGCCGATGACTTCGGTCTGCGTCCGGGTGCGGGCCTGCAACTGATCAGCTACGGGATCGACGTCGTGGGCCGCGTGAATACGGCCGTTCCGGGCAGCGCGGTGGGGAATCCGTACTACGTCGATACGGCGATCTGGGAGTTTGACGGTACGGGTCTGCCGCTGGCGCCGGTGGTGGGTACGGAGTGCGACAACCTGTCGGGTCTGATCGCAGTGGGCGGCACGCCGGCGGATCACCTGGTGTGCGAGCCGAACGGCGGTCTGCCGACGGGCGTGAACGTTCCGATGGATCCGTTCAGCATCGGGATTCCGCTGGGCTGGATCATGGTGACGTACGATTTCGCGGCGAGCACGCCGGAGAATCGTTTCGGCATTTCGCTCAATGGTATTGCCGATCCGCTGATCGGCAACGGATGGGACGCTTCGCCGCTGTTCGGCGTTCGCGTGTACTTCATCGACGGCAACCTCTACAGCAGCAGCACGACCGGCGCGGGTATCGCCAACGCCGAGATCTGCACGGTTCCGTTGGGGGCCTGCTGCCTGGCGGATGCGAGCTGCGTGAACGTCGAAGAGGCGGAGTGCACGGGGCTGGGCGGCACGTATCTGGGTGACGACTCGTATACGACTCCGAATCTGTGCGATGACCAGGGTGACGCGGACGGCGACGGCAGCCCCGATCCATGTGACGGCTGCCCGAACGATCCGAACAAGACCGAGCCGGGTCAGTGCGGTTGCGGTGTCGCGGACACCGATTCGGACGGCGACGGCGTCGCGGATTGCAGTGACAACTGCGACATGGTCGCGAATCCGTCTCAGGCGGACGGCGACGGCGACGGTCTGGGCGATGCCTGCGACAACTGTCCGGCGGTGTCCAACCCGAACCAGGCCAACAGCGATATGGATACGCTGGGCGATGCCTGTGACAACTGCCCGACGGTCGCGAACCAGAGCCAGGCGGATGGCGACGGCGACGGCGTGGGCACGGCCTGCGACAACTGCCCGACGGTCGCGAATCCGGCGCAAGCGGACAGCGACGGCGATGGCAACGGTAACGCCTGCGATCTGTGCCCGGGCTTCAATGACGCCTTGGATGCGGACGGCGACGGCGTTCCGGACGGCTGCGATCAGTGCCCGGGTTCCAATGACGGTGCCCAGGGCGCGTTGGGTGACGATGACGGCGACGGCGTCGTGAACTGCAACGACGTGTGCAACGGCGCGGATGACGCGGTGTTTGCTCCGGGTTGCATCGGCCAGATCCCGACGGTCTCGGAATGGGGTGTCGTGATCCTGGCGCTGTTGCTGCTTGCGGCCGGCAAGGTGTACTTCGGCCGGCGTGCGGCGCACAGCTAA
- a CDS encoding archaeosortase/exosortase family protein encodes MSKSNKTSGRKQPSASPAGETASNGGRGARRWMRAHGRDLRFLVLFGILMGGYYVVSAAEPVKEGFLPWYLEQTARLAGGTLQLVGFDSLTVKGNVLMSNRGGGAVSVERGCDALDPSALFVSAVLASPLPLLRRLSAAALGTILLMVLNLVRIMSLYLTRVYWKSAFDVMHLDVWQSLFILLAIVLWAGWAAWEARRRSALATAHAQT; translated from the coding sequence ATGTCGAAGTCCAACAAAACTTCGGGACGAAAGCAGCCTTCGGCTTCTCCGGCGGGCGAGACCGCCTCCAACGGGGGTCGTGGCGCTCGTCGCTGGATGCGCGCCCATGGGCGCGATCTGCGCTTCCTGGTCCTTTTCGGAATCCTGATGGGCGGTTACTACGTCGTTTCGGCGGCGGAGCCGGTCAAGGAAGGTTTCCTTCCCTGGTACCTGGAGCAGACGGCACGCCTGGCGGGCGGAACGCTGCAACTCGTGGGATTCGATTCACTCACGGTGAAGGGAAACGTGTTGATGTCGAACCGGGGGGGAGGCGCGGTGTCGGTGGAACGGGGCTGCGATGCGCTCGACCCATCGGCGCTTTTTGTCTCGGCGGTACTGGCCTCGCCTTTACCCCTGCTGCGGAGGCTCTCCGCGGCCGCCCTGGGAACGATCCTGCTCATGGTGCTCAATCTCGTTCGCATCATGTCGCTCTATCTGACCCGCGTGTACTGGAAGTCGGCATTCGACGTGATGCACCTGGACGTCTGGCAATCCCTGTTCATTCTGCTGGCCATCGTTTTGTGGGCGGGATGGGCGGCGTGGGAGGCGCGCCGACGGTCGGCGCTGGCGACGGCCCATGCTCAAACCTAG